The genomic DNA GGAGCTCCGCGTTGCTCTTCACGCCGAACGCACCGAGTTGCAGGATCCAGTATTCTTTTTCCGGGGCGGGTGCGGGAACGGGCTTTTCAGGTTGGACCGCCGGTGCCGGTGTTGCCTTTGCGGCAGTGTCGGCGGGGGCAGTTTTCGCGGGTTCTGCCGCGGGTGCCGTGGTTGCGTCGTTGGCCGGTTGTGCTGCTGCCTTTGGTTCAGTTGCGGGTTGCTCGGTTACAGACTGAACTGCGGCAGGTTGTTCGGTTGCTGAGCCGGTCGAAGGGGTCGGATCCGGCGTGGGTGTCGAAGCATCCACGCCGGGCTCGCTCAGGCGCTTGCAGGTTTCGTCGAGGGTCGGGTTCTTGACCTTCGACTGCACTACGGCACAAACCTTCTGCAGAACTATGGCCTGGTGCGGTTGCGAAGTCTCGATGGCGTGGATCAGGGCCTCGGCGGCCTTCTCGTTACGGCCCATGTACAGCTGGAACTGCGCCTTCGTCATCATGAGGTCGGCGTATACGGCCTTTTGCGGGTTCGTCTTCTTGATGAGGCTGTCGAGCCTCTTGCCCGCAGTGCTGAATTCCTTTGCGGCGCCAATCTGCGAGAGCGCGAGAACGTTCCACAGGTAGCATTCCGTGCGCACGGAGTCGGGCTCGTTCGGGCATGCCTGCTCAAAGAGGCGAGCGGCATCTTTCCACTTGCCGGCCACGTACGCCTTCTGCGCATCGGCGATTGTAACGGTCGCCTGCGAATCTGCGGGGGCATTTGCTGCGGGTTGCGCAAGTGAACTTGTACTGCAAATCAAGAACAAAATAGCGGCAATTCCGCGAACATTCCAAAACTTCATCTTCATTACCTCACACCACAATTATCCATCATCAATTATCAATTACCAATTTCCCTCTAATCGTCCATCCGCGAATGTCGTCCAGCTTCACCTTCACGTAGTCGCCCGGCTTCACGATGCGGCCTTCTTCGGGCTTGAAAACGACCTTCTTGAAGTTGTCGGTACGGCCGCGCAGTTCCGTCTCGTCGCGCACGGAGTTCTTTTCTACCAGCAGTTCCTCGGTGCGGCCGAGCATCATCTGGTTACGCTTGAGCGTGATGGCGTTCTGCAGTTCTACCAGGCGCATGTGGCGCTCGTTCTTTTCGGCCTCGGTGAGCGTCTCCGCTTCCTTGTACGATTCCGTTCCCTTGCGCGGGCTGTAGATGAACATGAAGGCAGAGTCGAACTGGCACGTTTCAAAAGCCTTGAGCGTCTGTTCGAAATCTTCTTCCGTTTCGCCCACGAATCCGCAGATTACGTCCGTCGAAATCCCGTAGAACGGGTCCTTGCTTCGCAGCTGTTCAATAATCGAGAGGTACTGCTCCATGTTGTGCTGGCGGCGCATCTTCTTGAGCATCGCGTCGGAGCCGCTTTGGATAGGAATGTGTGCATAGTGGCAGACCTTCGGGTTGTTCAGCAGCACGTCGATGAGTTCGTTCGTGTAGTGCCTCGGGTGCGGGCTCGTAAAGCGGATGCGGCGGATGCCCCCGATTTCAGAAACCTTCGTGAGCAGGTCGGCAAAATTGCCGCCTTCCGTCTTGTAGGCGTTCACCGTCTGGCCAAGGAGCGTCACCTCGGTAATGCCCTTGTCGGCCGCCTTGCGCACTTCGGCGAGCACGTCTTCCATTTCGCGGTACTTTTCCGGCCCGCGAAGATACGGCACAATACAGTAACTGCAACGCTTGTTGCAACCGCGCTGGATGGCGACGAACGTGCTGAAGTCGTTCTGGAGCTTCGCATATTCGCCCAGGTAGTTCTCGCTCAGGTCCTCGTCGATGAACATCTTGTGGTGCGTCAGGTGCAACGGGCTTTTGGCATCGCCTAGCAGCAGTTCCGGAATTTTCTTGTACTGGTCTGGGCCCACGATGTAGCTCACGTTAGGCAGGCGCTTCAAAAGTTCCGGCCCGCGATTCTTCGCCATGCAACCGCAAACGACCACCTTCACGTCGGGATTCTTTTTGCGCAAGTACTTGAGCTTGCTGATGTTGACGATGGCGGTTTCCTCGGCCTTCTCGCGTACGCTGCAGGTGTTCACGATGATAAAGTCGGCATCTTCCTGGTTGCTCGTCTCGACGCAACCGCACATGTCGAGCTCCTGGGCAATCATCGCCGAGTCGTACTCGTTCATCTGGCAGCCGTATGTGGCCAAGTGGTATTTTTTCATGCGGGTAAATTTAGCAATTTTAGACTTCTAGCCCTGCCTGCACCATGTATTTTTGCGCGAATGCGTTTGCCTCGTCGTCCTTCTGCTGGTTCTTGTTGCCGTAATAGACGTTCTTGATGAAGATGTCCTTCTTGCCGTGGAGCACGATGTGGCCGAGCTCGTGGAAGAACGTGAACCAGAACGCGTTGCGGTCCTTGAAACGGTCGTGAAGCTGGATGACGGGGATGTCCTTGTACCAGCGGGCCATACCGTGAATCGGCGCCGACTTGAAGTTCTGCGCGTAGAGCACCTTGATACCGAGTTTTGCACCCAGTTCCTGCAACTTGTGCATGCCGTCGTCAATGAAATCTTCGCCCACCTTCGGCTTGGGCAGGGCCTTCTTGCGGCGTAAATCTTCCCATGCGGCAACATCGTTTTTGGCCAGTTCCACGAATTGCGGCATCGCCTTCTTGATGGCGGAACGCACCTTCTTGTCGTTCTGCTTTTCCATCTTGATTTCGTCGGCGAGGATTTCGCCGCGGCGCATCCACACGGAGGCCGCGTACGGGTCTTCGGTTTCGGCCAGCGAGATGCGGAAGGCCACCTTCAGGCGGTTCTTGTAGTAGTAATTTTCCCACGCCTTTGGGCTAGCCACCCCGAAGAACTTGAGGATGGGCGACACACCGTCTTCTTTGTTGTTGAAGTCCTTGATCCATGTGCGCGGATTGAGTTCACCGATAGGAAAGAACTTGCGCCAAACAACACTTTTCTTGAGGGATTTCTTGATTTTTTCTCGCCAGAGATCCCGTTCGTACTGCTTTTGTGCTTCTAGCCAAAAATACTGCGGAATTCCTGTCCCAAATTCAAGGCTGTAGGCCATTTCTACCGTCACCCTGCACTTGGCTTTGAGCAATTCGTTTACCGTCTTGGGGGTGTAGCCGATTCGGGCGGCGAAATCGTTAACATCCACATTCATTTCTTGAAGTTTTTCTTCAAGAATTTCTCCAGGGGAAGTTGCTCCCCACAAAATGAGTTCTTTTTCTTCTGCCATGTTATTCCTCTCTATTTATGATAATCTACAATTTCTACGACTTCGGCCTCGGTAACTTCAGCCCAAATAACAGCCTTGTTCGGTTCTGCGCCACAAATAATCAATCGGTATGGCTGATCAAGGTCGCATGCCCATTGTCCTTTTCGGTTGCCTACGAGCTCATGAAAATGACCCGGAACCGAAGGTAAAACAGCAAAATTTTTAGCTAAGTGCAGGGTGTTGATTCGATTCCTGTAGCATACGGCCCGTTTTTTGCCCATTCGCCGTATTGCATAAGCCTCATCCATTGCGCAAAGTTCCAAATCCTTATCTCTAAACTCAACTTTCAAGAAACCTCCGCCGTTAATCAAAAGCCCTGTTTTCTAATATAATAAAAACTTTTAAGAAACGCAAGGGGTGTCTTATTTTTACAAAAATAGGGTCGATTTTATTGATAACTAAAGGGGGAGGCGTCCCCCTGGTTCGCACTTCGTTGCTCTCCACCCCCTCGCCTAGGTGGCCCGCCCCCTAACACCCCCAAAGGCGAATGCCGTGACAATCGTGCTTGCGCGAATTGTCATGGCTGAGCCGCAGGGGTTTCTGCAACACCCCTGATGCTCACGAAAATTTTTTTGTTATACTTAAAATATGACGGAACCCTTTAGCAAATTTCTTGGGAAGTTTGTTCTGATGATTGCAGCGGCGCTTGTAGGCTTGCTTGTTGCGTGTTCATCTTCGGAAAAGGCTTCGAAAAACCGTAATGCGGTGTCTGAAGAAGAACGCAAGGCGGAGTGCCTGGCTTGGCTGAATTCTCTAACGCCTGAGAATTTGATTACGTGTCATTTGGATAAACTGGGACTTGACGAAAGGTTGGATTCTTTGCTGTTTTGTGCTTTTGGACAATCGCTTAAAATGAGCGGAGGAAAAGTTTTTTGTGCTGAAGAAGGAAATGAATTTTCATTTTCGTTGGCAGATGAAAAATGCGAGTCAGGTGAATTGGTGTGTGTGCAAACAACTCGTGAAAAACCGAATGAAAATTGTAAGCTGGGTAAACTTCCTGTTTTTATTAACGGGATTAGTATTACTCTAAAAGATGAGGGCTATTTGATTTCTTCTATTTGTGGCGATTTTGGATGTGATGATTATATGCTTATGAAAATTGATGATTGTGGGAAAAAATGGCTGAATATTAAAAAGGATTAATATGATTGTCAAAAAGCTTTTACCTGTTGTTCTTGTATTCATTCTTGCTCTGTTCTATACCGCTTGCGATAATTGTGCAGGTGGGTTTGAGGAACGTATAGAAATAAAATCAGTTGCAGAGATTGATACGATTCTTTCTAATAGGCATTCTTACAGCAATTGTAGTTCGGACAAATGTACTTCTTATGAAATTCCGTTTCAACATGGATATAAAGACACCATATCTTTGAGCGTGGTTGTCTTAGGCGATACTTTGGATTATGTTGTAAGTGGGAAGGATTTGAACAATACATATATTGTTATTGATACTGTGAAAACGCCATGTGATTCTTCTTATAGCATTATTTCAGAAAGGGGCTCAGGTCATTATAGGGTGGATTCGAAAAGACTCTATTCATGCGTGTTTTATTTTGAACCTAGTTGTCCGTGATTTGATAAGGGCAAAGAAAGAAACTTGATATGAATCGCCAAAAGTTTTTGCTCGCATTTTTTGCGTCCTTATTTGCCCTCCTTGTCGCCTGTGGCGATGATTCGAGCGGCTCCGGACCCGAGAATGCAGAAAGCAGCGCGATTGAAGAATCGAGTTCTTCGGATGCCGTGCCGTCCTCGTCTGTAACGCAGTCGAGTTCGTCTATAGAAGTCTCATCAAGCAGTGGAAACGGTGATTCCGGCACTGAGGCCGGAATGACATCATCAAGTAACGCCAACTCTTCCGTCGCAATCAAAGCAGACACCACAAAAATCACCTACGCGCTCAAGCGTTTCGATGGGCCGCTTTCTAACCCGCACAAGGGCTTCACGGTGCCGACCGGTGGCGCGTGGACTTTTGTCCCGGAATTCGAATACGGCCCCTACGGTTCCCTGAACAACAGGGCGTGGGACCTGGTATCTTACGGTTCCGGTTACCAGCAGTGGAACAAGCTGAACCCCGCAAAGGGCGTTTACGACTGGACGGAACTGGAAAAACTGCTGAATGCACTTGCCGAGCACAACATGACTTACGCCCTGCGCGTGCTGCCGTACACCCCTTCGTTTATCAAGAGCGATTTTCCGCCCCAAGAGGAATACGATTGGACTCCGCCCTTTGTCTATGAGATGGGCGCGAAGAAAATCCAGATTGACTTGCGCGGGACGGAATACCATGCGTATGCTCCCGTCTGGGATGACCCGATTTATTTGCAAGCGGCGAAGGATTTCGCGAAGGCCCTGGCCGAAAAATACGATGGAGACCCGCGTATCGAATACATTGATGTCCGCACTTTTGGCGAATGGGGCGAATGGCACGCCTCCCACATGTTGGGGAGCGTGATGCCCGCCGACTCGGTGCTGAAGGACATGCTGGACTATTATGCGTCCGTGTTCAAGAAAACCCAGCTGGTGCTGCCTTCCAACGGTTTTGGCGATGTCTATACGCATGCGCTGGACCTCGGCATTACCAAGCGCGACGACGGGTTCATCGGCATTCCCGGCAGGCCCGATACCTTGCTGCGGGCGTACAATGCGAACCTCCCGACCATCGCCGAAAACATCGCCGGTTACAGGACGATGCTGACCTACGACGACCTGATTCCCGGAGGTAGCCAGAAGTGGACTGCGGAACGCTGGGTGGATGCGATTACCACGGCGCACCTGACTTACTACGTTCTGGATCAGGACAACGACTGCGGTTACTATTTCTACAAGGACAACAAGGCGCTGGCGGATTCCATGAGCAAGGTCATCGGGTACAATTTTACCGTGACGCAGGCGGAACTTTTGACCGTCGCGACGCCCGCCACGGAAAACTCCGCCGGCTCTACTGCAGGCAAGGCTGCGACGAACACGCTGAGCATTACCGTCAAGAACACCGGCGTGGCGCCCTGCTTCTTCGATGTCTACATGGTCGCGGAATTCGTGGATAGTACGGGAGTGTCTCTTGCGCAGTTGGGCAAAACCGTCCGCATTCCCAAGGGAACGTTCAAGGATGGCGCTTCGCGGCAGTTCTCATTCAGTGGCACACTTCCGGCAGGCGAGGCGAATCTCGCAACCCAGCCCGGTGTTTCTGTAGCCCTATCCCTCTACGAGAGCGAAGAAGCCTACAAGAGCGACAAGAATCCCACCGTCCGCTTTGACAACGACGGCCTTCAAGGGAATAACAAGCTACTACTGCATAAATAATTTTTTATGGAGGGGTGTTCGGATTTGAGAAACCTGGGTGAAAAAATTTATATTTCTCGTTGTAGGAGAATTTCATGATTTGTCCGAAATGCGGTGAAGAATACGAAGATGACATGCAGTGTTGCTTGTGGTGCGATGCGCCGAATCCGAATTATGGTCGCGTCGAGGAAGCCGAATGTAAAGTAGGTTCTGTCCAGAAACGGAATCAGGGTGAAATAAACGGCTTTGATTATCTTGAGCATTCCGATGAGGTGAAATTTGCGCAAAGAACCTCTGGTTATGTTGTGTTTAAAATTGCCAAGTTTGAATTTGTTAAAACTGTTGTGGGAATGCTCTTCTGTCTTGGTCCATTTTTGTTTTTTGCGGCGATGTTCTTTGTCGAAGAGCAGAAGTCTTTGTGGCCGTTATTGCTTGTGAGTGGGTGTTTTGCCTTTTATATTTTCGTTTTGTCAAGAACGGTTCTTGCCGTAAAATGGTATAAGGATAAATTCGTTTTAAAGACACTCTATGGAGAAACGGAACTCTCGTTTGATAAATCGGTGTTTGCGGAGTTTGGATACGAAGACGACAAAGGGTTTTGCGTTTGCCTGAAAAAGGGAAAATGGATTTTTGTACTTCGTGAAAAGGCGTTTCCTGAAGTTACAAAGATGTTGTGCAGAATTTACGACGAGTTAAATCCGAAAGACCTTGTGCTGGGCGAAAACGGTTCGGTTTATGCGGAATTCAAGCCGCTGAAGCGCCCCGCCGCCATGGGCTGGTATGTCGTAGCCTTTCTTTTCAATATATTTTTAGGTCTTGGTAATATTTTGGCTTCGGACTCGGGCTATGCTGCGTTCGCTTTTTTATTTGCCGCCATAGTCCTTATCTGTGCATTTTATCATTTGAGTGATGTTTTCGAAATCCGGTGGTACAAGGACAAGTTTGTGCTTTGCACCCGTTTCGGAGAAAAGACGTTCTCGTTCGACAAGTCGGAACTGCAAAAGACCAAGCGCGATGAAAAGGGCGCTTTGAAGTTCTTTTTCAAGAAAGGCCGAATGTCTTTTGTTGTGGATGAACGCGTCTTTCCCGAAGTAGCGGCAATGATGAAAACGCATTACGGCGTGGAGTGATTCTGCGATGTCCCTGTTGCTTGCCCTTTTGTTCCTAGCCCTATTCGTGAGTGCCGTTGTGCGCGGGCAGTTCTCTTACGGCAAGGCGGATTACAGTTTCCGGGAGCATCCGGTGCAGTTCGTAATCGTGCTTGTGTTCATCTTGGGCGTGTCGGCGCTTTGCTTTTACCGTTTTCTTGTGGAAATGGAATTCTTGCGGTAAATTTCTACATTTGGGCGCGCTATGCTCCAAAAGAAATCCCTCATCGTTTTTGACCTGGACGGCACGCTGTTCAATACCCTCGGCGACCTTGCCGTGGCGGTGAACTATGCGCTGCGCTATTTTGGCCTGCCGGAACATGACGAGCAGCGGGTGCGGACCTTTATCGGGAACGGCTCCATGAAGCTGATCGAGCGGAGTATGGGGGAGGCTGCCCTCCCGGAAAACATTTCCCGCACGGGCGTTACGGTTGAGATGGTCCACAAGGTCTATTCGGATTTTTACTGGGAACACTGCACCGAACGCACGCTCCCGAATCCGGGCGTTGTCGAATTCCTGCGCAATACGACTGCCCGCGTGGCCATGCTTACCAACAAGCCGGAGCGCCCGACATTCAAGCTGCTGGAACATTTTGGGCTCCGCGACCGTTTTGAATTCGTGCTCTGCGGCGACACCACGCCCGAACGCAAACCCAGCCCCGCGGGCTTGTTGAAAATCATGGAATCCGCGGGTGTCGCTCCCGCCGAAACCGTG from Fibrobacter sp. UWR3 includes the following:
- a CDS encoding SPOR domain-containing protein, whose translation is MKMKFWNVRGIAAILFLICSTSSLAQPAANAPADSQATVTIADAQKAYVAGKWKDAARLFEQACPNEPDSVRTECYLWNVLALSQIGAAKEFSTAGKRLDSLIKKTNPQKAVYADLMMTKAQFQLYMGRNEKAAEALIHAIETSQPHQAIVLQKVCAVVQSKVKNPTLDETCKRLSEPGVDASTPTPDPTPSTGSATEQPAAVQSVTEQPATEPKAAAQPANDATTAPAAEPAKTAPADTAAKATPAPAVQPEKPVPAPAPEKEYWILQLGAFGVKSNAELLVNNLKKQGIKGTIEERVGETKTLYLVQTGKFETKEKAVDFGASKLTPLNVEFRPILKK
- the miaB gene encoding tRNA (N6-isopentenyl adenosine(37)-C2)-methylthiotransferase MiaB, which produces MKKYHLATYGCQMNEYDSAMIAQELDMCGCVETSNQEDADFIIVNTCSVREKAEETAIVNISKLKYLRKKNPDVKVVVCGCMAKNRGPELLKRLPNVSYIVGPDQYKKIPELLLGDAKSPLHLTHHKMFIDEDLSENYLGEYAKLQNDFSTFVAIQRGCNKRCSYCIVPYLRGPEKYREMEDVLAEVRKAADKGITEVTLLGQTVNAYKTEGGNFADLLTKVSEIGGIRRIRFTSPHPRHYTNELIDVLLNNPKVCHYAHIPIQSGSDAMLKKMRRQHNMEQYLSIIEQLRSKDPFYGISTDVICGFVGETEEDFEQTLKAFETCQFDSAFMFIYSPRKGTESYKEAETLTEAEKNERHMRLVELQNAITLKRNQMMLGRTEELLVEKNSVRDETELRGRTDNFKKVVFKPEEGRIVKPGDYVKVKLDDIRGWTIRGKLVIDN
- a CDS encoding ImmA/IrrE family metallo-endopeptidase, which gives rise to MAEEKELILWGATSPGEILEEKLQEMNVDVNDFAARIGYTPKTVNELLKAKCRVTVEMAYSLEFGTGIPQYFWLEAQKQYERDLWREKIKKSLKKSVVWRKFFPIGELNPRTWIKDFNNKEDGVSPILKFFGVASPKAWENYYYKNRLKVAFRISLAETEDPYAASVWMRRGEILADEIKMEKQNDKKVRSAIKKAMPQFVELAKNDVAAWEDLRRKKALPKPKVGEDFIDDGMHKLQELGAKLGIKVLYAQNFKSAPIHGMARWYKDIPVIQLHDRFKDRNAFWFTFFHELGHIVLHGKKDIFIKNVYYGNKNQQKDDEANAFAQKYMVQAGLEV
- a CDS encoding type II toxin-antitoxin system RelE/ParE family toxin gives rise to the protein MKVEFRDKDLELCAMDEAYAIRRMGKKRAVCYRNRINTLHLAKNFAVLPSVPGHFHELVGNRKGQWACDLDQPYRLIICGAEPNKAVIWAEVTEAEVVEIVDYHK
- a CDS encoding beta-galactosidase — its product is MNRQKFLLAFFASLFALLVACGDDSSGSGPENAESSAIEESSSSDAVPSSSVTQSSSSIEVSSSSGNGDSGTEAGMTSSSNANSSVAIKADTTKITYALKRFDGPLSNPHKGFTVPTGGAWTFVPEFEYGPYGSLNNRAWDLVSYGSGYQQWNKLNPAKGVYDWTELEKLLNALAEHNMTYALRVLPYTPSFIKSDFPPQEEYDWTPPFVYEMGAKKIQIDLRGTEYHAYAPVWDDPIYLQAAKDFAKALAEKYDGDPRIEYIDVRTFGEWGEWHASHMLGSVMPADSVLKDMLDYYASVFKKTQLVLPSNGFGDVYTHALDLGITKRDDGFIGIPGRPDTLLRAYNANLPTIAENIAGYRTMLTYDDLIPGGSQKWTAERWVDAITTAHLTYYVLDQDNDCGYYFYKDNKALADSMSKVIGYNFTVTQAELLTVATPATENSAGSTAGKAATNTLSITVKNTGVAPCFFDVYMVAEFVDSTGVSLAQLGKTVRIPKGTFKDGASRQFSFSGTLPAGEANLATQPGVSVALSLYESEEAYKSDKNPTVRFDNDGLQGNNKLLLHK
- a CDS encoding HAD family hydrolase is translated as MLQKKSLIVFDLDGTLFNTLGDLAVAVNYALRYFGLPEHDEQRVRTFIGNGSMKLIERSMGEAALPENISRTGVTVEMVHKVYSDFYWEHCTERTLPNPGVVEFLRNTTARVAMLTNKPERPTFKLLEHFGLRDRFEFVLCGDTTPERKPSPAGLLKIMESAGVAPAETVMVGDDQPDILAARNAGVDCITLFCGFGKPVNLLPLAPENVVESYAEMCELLCSLTR